The following is a genomic window from Hydrogenobaculum sp. Y04AAS1.
CATACCTACTCTCAATATCCATGGGTCTCTACCAATGGCTCTTCTGTTTAGGTCATAGATTGATGGCCAGTATACTTGGGTACCGTAAATCCTTTGAGCTATTGTAGAAAGAGTATCGCATGGTTTTACTCTGTAATAACCGTACATAGCGTGCGGTTTTACTATTGGCTTACTTACTGGAGGTGGAGGTGGTGGTGGCGTTTCTGGTGGAGGGGGTGGTGGTGGTGGAGGTGGTGGTGGAGGTGGTGGTGGAGGTGGAGGTGGAGCTGGTTTGTGCTCTTCTTTACCAAGAGCCTTGATCTTGTTGATGTCAATACAAGTTATCCAATAAGCGCCATTGTTACAGGTGTCTGGCTCTGGGTTTGCGTACACACCTGCACCTTCATTTCCGTGCGCGCTTGCTGCATAAAGCATGAACCCCAGACCTATGGCTGGCGCCAGCATTGCAAGAAACCTATTCATAGCTTTCTCCTCCTTTAACTAAAGTATAGCATCTAATACTGCTTTTGTCAAGCTATGTATATTATATCGTAATTTTATAAAAAAAGTATAAACTTTTTACAAATATACTTAATGATATATATTATACTGTTTTAAAGCTTTTAGAAAAAAAATACTATGTTATAATAAGCTTTTAATGAAAGCAATCTTATGTCTTGAAGATGGTACATACTTTATAGGCAAATCTTTTGGCAAAACTGGGGAATGTTTTGGAGAAGTGGTATTTAACACCGCAATAACAGGTTATCAAGAGATTATAACAGACCCCTCTTACAAAGGCCAAATAGTGGTGATGACAACCCCCCAGATAGGGAATTACGGTGTAAACAACAATGTAGAGTCAGATTCCCCCAAAGTCGCAGGTTTCGTGGTAAGGGAAATATCAAAGATAGATAGCAATCATACGTCTATAGACACTCTATCCTCTTACCTTGAAAAGCACAACATAGTAGGGATATCAAACATAGACACGAGGGCTTTGGTAAAAATACTACGAGAAAGAGGCGTTACCAGAGGATTTATATCTACTATAGATTTAAAGCCAAAAGCTATATACGAAAAGGTAAGGATGGTAAAAGATATATCTTCTCTTGATTTGGTATCTGAGGTAACTACGGATAAGATTTATAAAGTTCACGCTTATAAAAGCTCAAAACACTTTGTATTGGTAGATTTTGGTATAAAACAAAGTATAATAAGATATCTTGTAGAAAATGACATCACCTGCACCGTAGTACCAGCAAACACACCAAAAGAAGATATAGAAGCTATGAATCCAGATGCAGTGTTTTTGTCAAATGGGCCTGGAGACCCAGCAAACGTGCTAAACGGTATCGCCATAGCCAAACATTTTTTTGGTAAAAAGCCCATATTTGGTATATGTCTTGGTCATCAAATCATGTCTTTGGCAATTGGAGCCAAAACTTACAAGTTAAAATTTGGGCATCACGGAGCCAATCATCCTGTTAAGGATATGAGAAACAATAGAGTAGTAATAACTTCTCAAAATCACAATTACGCCGTAGAAGATTTACCGGATTTCATGGAAGTCACACATATAAACCTTTTAGACAACACCATAGAGGGTATGATCCACAAAAATATCCCATATTACTCTGTGCAATTTCACCCAGAGGCCTCACCTGGACCTCACGATGCTCTTTATATATTTAAAGAGTTCAAAGATATGGCTTAAATGTATAAAAACATAGCTTATATTTCTATATTTAGGGTTTTAAGGGGTATCGCTGGTGGGATTATTATGGTGGTTTTCCCTTACCTTATTTTAAAAGATTTTCATAAAAGCATAGGATACTTAGGGATTATATACGCTTTGGCTACCATAACAACAGCGCTTTTATCTGTGGTGGGCGGTGTAATAGCGGATGTGTGGCATAGGAAAAACTCAACTATATTGATATCGCTACTTTTGCCCTTGAGTGCTTTGTTTTTATATTTAAAACCTTCTTATACAGTAGCTTTTTTAAGCGCTGTTTTAGGTGGATATTCTGCTACTGGTTCTTTGATGAGCGGTGGAGTTGGCGGAGCTGTGATGCCTATGGTAAACGCTTTAGCCACAGATATAATTCCAAAAGAAA
Proteins encoded in this region:
- the carA gene encoding glutamine-hydrolyzing carbamoyl-phosphate synthase small subunit; translation: MKAILCLEDGTYFIGKSFGKTGECFGEVVFNTAITGYQEIITDPSYKGQIVVMTTPQIGNYGVNNNVESDSPKVAGFVVREISKIDSNHTSIDTLSSYLEKHNIVGISNIDTRALVKILRERGVTRGFISTIDLKPKAIYEKVRMVKDISSLDLVSEVTTDKIYKVHAYKSSKHFVLVDFGIKQSIIRYLVENDITCTVVPANTPKEDIEAMNPDAVFLSNGPGDPANVLNGIAIAKHFFGKKPIFGICLGHQIMSLAIGAKTYKLKFGHHGANHPVKDMRNNRVVITSQNHNYAVEDLPDFMEVTHINLLDNTIEGMIHKNIPYYSVQFHPEASPGPHDALYIFKEFKDMA
- a CDS encoding LysM domain-containing protein — encoded protein: MNRFLAMLAPAIGLGFMLYAASAHGNEGAGVYANPEPDTCNNGAYWITCIDINKIKALGKEEHKPAPPPPPPPPPPPPPPPPPPPPETPPPPPPPVSKPIVKPHAMYGYYRVKPCDTLSTIAQRIYGTQVYWPSIYDLNRRAIGRDPWILRVGMRLRYLVHLTPAERAKARREFNYWTLKYKDRKRNPLCILHGKPVEVKSHAKHMAKTAKKAHTKAKAAAKKATEKAKKK